In Tolypothrix sp. NIES-4075, the following proteins share a genomic window:
- a CDS encoding NAD(P)H-quinone oxidoreductase subunit J, whose protein sequence is MADEESKPVPVEKESLVQAGKVSQWLTENGFAHEFLAPDHNGVEIIKVEPDFLLPISTALYAYGFNYLQCQCGIDTGPGQELVSMYHLIKVGDNSDRPEEVRVKVFLPRENPRVPSVYWIWKTADWQERESYDLFGIIYEGHPNLKRLLMPEDWVGFPLRKDYISPDFYEMQDAY, encoded by the coding sequence GTGGCTGATGAAGAATCCAAACCAGTACCAGTAGAAAAAGAGTCTTTGGTACAAGCGGGTAAAGTTTCCCAATGGTTAACAGAAAATGGCTTTGCTCATGAGTTTTTGGCACCCGACCATAATGGGGTAGAAATTATTAAGGTTGAGCCAGATTTTTTGTTGCCAATTTCTACTGCACTGTATGCCTACGGGTTTAATTATCTTCAGTGTCAATGTGGTATTGATACTGGACCTGGACAAGAGTTGGTGAGTATGTATCACTTGATTAAAGTCGGTGATAATAGTGATCGCCCTGAAGAAGTGCGAGTAAAGGTGTTCCTACCACGAGAAAATCCCAGAGTACCTTCAGTTTATTGGATTTGGAAGACCGCAGACTGGCAAGAGCGTGAATCTTACGATTTATTCGGCATTATTTATGAAGGACATCCGAATCTCAAACGGCTGTTGATGCCAGAAGATTGGGTAGGTTTTCCTTTGCGTAAAGATTACATCTCGCCTGATTTCTACGAGATGCAAGACGCCTACTAG
- a CDS encoding IS1/IS1595 family N-terminal zinc-binding domain-containing protein: protein MHCPKCNSNNIVKNGRTHYGTQRFKCQKCGRQFVESPTRQPINHSKRELIDKLLLERLSLAAIACVVGVSLRWLQYYVNQKYYQTPKHVEVTQKNLVR, encoded by the coding sequence ATGCACTGCCCTAAATGCAACTCCAACAACATTGTCAAAAATGGACGCACTCACTACGGAACACAACGGTTCAAATGTCAAAAATGTGGACGACAATTTGTCGAAAGTCCAACCCGACAACCGATTAACCACTCAAAACGTGAGTTAATTGATAAACTCTTGCTCGAACGCTTATCTTTAGCAGCGATCGCGTGCGTGGTAGGCGTATCCTTACGTTGGCTACAATACTATGTAAATCAGAAATATTACCAAACTCCAAAGCATGTTGAGGTTACCCAAAAAAACCTGGTACGCTAA
- a CDS encoding photosystem II reaction center protein J, which produces MSGSGRIPLWVVATIAGLGVITVVGIFFYGAYAGIGSSI; this is translated from the coding sequence GTGTCTGGAAGTGGAAGAATTCCCCTGTGGGTTGTCGCTACAATCGCAGGGTTAGGCGTAATTACCGTTGTAGGCATTTTCTTTTATGGGGCTTACGCCGGAATCGGTTCTTCCATATAA
- a CDS encoding rubredoxin: protein MSEQAVETQELDRYECRACGYIYQPEKGDDSNDIPPGTPFAELPITWRCPVCAAKKNAFANVGPQGTASGFKENLRYGLGVNQLTPTQKNILIFGALALAFLFFLSLYGLQ from the coding sequence ATGAGTGAACAAGCTGTTGAGACTCAAGAGTTAGACCGCTACGAGTGTCGTGCTTGCGGTTACATCTATCAACCTGAAAAGGGAGATGACAGCAATGACATTCCCCCAGGAACACCTTTCGCAGAATTGCCCATAACCTGGCGCTGCCCGGTTTGTGCTGCGAAAAAGAACGCTTTCGCCAACGTCGGTCCCCAAGGCACAGCATCCGGCTTTAAGGAAAATCTCCGTTATGGATTGGGTGTCAACCAGCTGACACCGACCCAAAAGAATATCCTGATTTTCGGTGCATTGGCTCTTGCCTTCTTGTTTTTTTTAAGTCTCTACGGTTTACAGTAG
- a CDS encoding ComEC/Rec2 family competence protein gives MIQANGVVICLGYILGLLFTAVPFGGVWVLILGIVGAVFLRRRRITQKTKAAPSNWQTNPKPIIWIVAGLIGLFASLYFQWRLPQPGKNDISQFVPPGNNNNQEQLVIVRGEVASTPRLTRSQRGQFWLQVKALDEVKKESNSAGMSKGATGKLYVTVPLLQATGLSPGEQVAVTGVLYKPKAASNPGSFDFQKFLRQEGAFAGLIGKQINILEEEDKWGWWKIGERIVRSQVRGLGIPEGPLVSAMVLGSKAVDLPYEIRDLFVQAGLAHALAASGFQTSLILGVVLGLTRRTRRVTQFILGSFALILFLSLTGFQPAVLRAVIMGFAALIALVLRRKVVQLGSLMLAATLLLLFNPLWIWDLGFQLSFLATLGLIVTVSPLTQRLNWLPPAIASLIAVPLAATIWTLPVQLYTFGVVPTYSILLNIISTPLISIISIGGIISAIPALILPDAGGVLAAVLHYPTDWLIKLVEFFSNLPGNSVAVGTISIWQLLAIYALIISVWLMRWWQQRWWFASVIAVALVLIPVWHSASSLFKITVLAADTEPVLVIQNQGRVTLINSGDEGTGRYTILPFLQQQGVNQIDWAIASNFQSDDSNGWLEVLQRLPIKVFYDYSATPDNILASQAIQKELPKSKGIYQPLSLGQTVNTGSAVVQLINDQLPVLIMQIQNQSWLLVGNLKPDELRQVLKNKALPQPQVLWCATESLKDLVLALQPQIAIAPNADLDPKIFSELSQSQTKLFFTGRDGAIQWTPKGEFEAFIQASENRASVL, from the coding sequence ATGATTCAGGCAAATGGTGTAGTTATTTGTCTTGGCTACATTCTAGGGTTGCTGTTTACAGCAGTTCCTTTCGGTGGAGTTTGGGTGCTGATTTTGGGGATAGTGGGGGCGGTTTTTTTGAGAAGACGCCGCATTACACAGAAAACTAAGGCTGCACCATCTAATTGGCAAACTAATCCCAAACCAATCATATGGATAGTTGCTGGCTTAATTGGGTTGTTTGCAAGCTTGTATTTTCAATGGCGCCTACCGCAACCGGGAAAAAATGACATTAGTCAGTTTGTTCCACCAGGAAATAACAACAATCAAGAACAACTTGTGATTGTTCGCGGGGAGGTAGCGAGTACACCACGTTTGACTCGCAGTCAACGGGGACAGTTTTGGCTGCAAGTAAAGGCTCTTGATGAGGTAAAAAAAGAAAGTAACTCAGCAGGTATGAGTAAAGGAGCAACAGGTAAGTTATATGTGACTGTGCCTTTACTTCAAGCTACTGGGTTAAGTCCTGGTGAACAAGTTGCGGTGACTGGGGTTTTGTATAAACCGAAAGCAGCGTCAAATCCTGGTAGTTTCGACTTTCAAAAGTTTTTGAGGCAGGAAGGGGCTTTTGCTGGTTTGATTGGAAAGCAGATCAATATTTTAGAAGAAGAAGATAAATGGGGATGGTGGAAAATCGGGGAGCGAATTGTGCGATCGCAAGTTCGCGGATTAGGTATTCCCGAAGGTCCGCTTGTCAGTGCTATGGTTTTAGGTAGCAAAGCTGTTGATTTGCCTTACGAGATTCGCGATTTGTTTGTGCAAGCAGGGTTAGCTCATGCTTTGGCTGCTTCAGGATTTCAAACTTCTTTAATATTAGGTGTGGTGCTGGGGTTGACAAGGCGTACCAGACGTGTAACACAATTTATTCTTGGCTCGTTTGCCTTAATTCTTTTCTTGAGTTTAACTGGTTTTCAGCCTGCGGTACTTAGAGCGGTAATTATGGGATTTGCCGCGTTAATTGCTTTGGTATTAAGGCGAAAGGTAGTACAGTTGGGATCGCTAATGTTAGCAGCAACGCTGTTGTTGCTGTTTAATCCTTTGTGGATTTGGGATTTAGGGTTTCAGTTGAGTTTTTTAGCAACGCTGGGATTGATTGTGACCGTATCACCGTTAACTCAACGTTTGAACTGGTTGCCTCCTGCGATCGCTTCTTTAATTGCTGTTCCTCTCGCGGCGACGATTTGGACTTTACCAGTCCAGCTTTACACATTTGGAGTTGTGCCGACTTATAGCATACTGCTAAATATCATTAGTACACCATTGATTTCTATTATTAGTATCGGTGGCATTATCAGTGCGATACCTGCGTTAATCTTACCAGACGCTGGCGGCGTTTTGGCTGCGGTGTTACATTACCCTACTGATTGGCTTATTAAGTTAGTGGAGTTTTTCAGCAATTTACCAGGAAATTCTGTTGCTGTTGGCACGATATCTATTTGGCAGTTGCTGGCAATTTATGCTCTGATTATATCGGTTTGGTTGATGCGTTGGTGGCAGCAGCGTTGGTGGTTTGCAAGTGTGATTGCGGTTGCTTTGGTGTTGATACCAGTTTGGCATTCTGCAAGCAGTTTATTTAAGATTACGGTGCTTGCAGCTGATACAGAACCTGTTTTGGTCATTCAAAACCAAGGAAGGGTAACTCTAATTAATAGTGGAGATGAAGGTACAGGACGCTACACAATTTTACCATTTTTGCAACAGCAAGGTGTGAATCAAATTGATTGGGCGATCGCTAGTAATTTCCAAAGCGATGATAGCAATGGTTGGTTAGAGGTGCTGCAACGTTTGCCGATTAAAGTTTTCTATGATTATTCTGCTACCCCAGACAATATATTGGCAAGTCAGGCTATCCAAAAGGAACTGCCAAAAAGTAAGGGAATTTATCAACCTTTGTCACTCGGTCAAACTGTGAATACTGGTTCGGCAGTCGTACAGTTAATCAATGACCAATTACCCGTCTTAATTATGCAAATTCAAAATCAAAGTTGGTTGTTGGTGGGTAATCTCAAGCCTGATGAACTGCGTCAAGTTCTGAAAAATAAAGCTTTGCCTCAACCGCAAGTGCTTTGGTGCGCTACTGAGTCTTTGAAAGATTTGGTTTTGGCACTGCAACCACAGATAGCGATCGCACCTAATGCTGACCTTGACCCGAAAATTTTCTCTGAATTAAGTCAAAGCCAAACGAAGCTGTTTTTTACTGGGCGAGATGGAGCGATTCAATGGACTCCGAAAGGTGAGTTTGAGGCATTTATTCAAGCTTCAGAAAATAGAGCTTCGGTGTTGTGA
- a CDS encoding DUF4079 domain-containing protein, with protein MVNLTEILEPIAAEFRSLGIPEPIVHWGHPLMMAIVVFVMGSFVGLAGWRGRVVEDKDAAIKSRSDHRKLAPWMFLFMALGYTGGVLSLVMQHQPILKSPHFYTGSVVLLLLLINSAISLSGFGGNKAALRTVHAYVGSTALCILFIHAVLGLKLGITL; from the coding sequence ATGGTGAATTTAACGGAAATTCTAGAACCGATCGCCGCAGAATTTCGCTCTCTAGGAATCCCTGAACCGATTGTGCATTGGGGACATCCGCTGATGATGGCGATCGTTGTTTTTGTCATGGGTAGTTTTGTCGGATTGGCTGGTTGGCGAGGACGAGTTGTTGAAGATAAAGATGCGGCGATCAAAAGTCGCAGCGATCATCGTAAACTAGCGCCGTGGATGTTTTTATTTATGGCACTCGGTTATACAGGTGGAGTGTTGTCTTTGGTAATGCAGCATCAACCAATTTTAAAAAGCCCTCATTTTTATACAGGTTCTGTTGTGCTGTTACTTTTATTGATTAACAGTGCAATTTCTCTAAGTGGCTTTGGGGGAAATAAAGCAGCGTTACGGACGGTTCATGCTTATGTGGGTAGCACGGCACTTTGTATACTGTTTATACATGCTGTATTGGGGTTAAAGTTGGGTATAACTTTGTAA
- the ndhC gene encoding photosynthetic/respiratory NAD(P)H-quinone oxidoreductase subunit C: protein MFVLSGYEYLLGFLLVCSLVPALALSASKLLRPSGRNPERRTTYESGMEPIGGAWIQFNIRYYMFALVFVVFDVETVFLYPWAVAFHRLGLLAFIEALIFIAILVVALVYAWRKGALEWS from the coding sequence GTGTTTGTCCTCAGCGGTTACGAATACCTTCTAGGCTTCTTATTAGTCTGTAGCCTAGTGCCTGCCCTGGCGCTTTCAGCGTCGAAGCTCCTCAGACCCAGTGGTCGCAACCCGGAACGGCGCACCACCTATGAATCCGGCATGGAACCCATCGGTGGAGCTTGGATTCAGTTCAATATTCGCTACTACATGTTTGCGCTGGTCTTCGTCGTTTTTGATGTGGAGACTGTGTTTCTCTATCCTTGGGCGGTCGCTTTCCACCGTTTGGGGTTATTGGCATTTATTGAAGCACTGATTTTTATTGCGATTCTTGTAGTTGCCCTAGTTTATGCATGGCGTAAAGGAGCTTTGGAATGGTCTTGA
- a CDS encoding photosynthesis system II assembly factor Ycf48: MHSIVRSWQRIVALLVVVLMCIGCSKVPSTSYNPWEIITVPTEAKLLDIGFTDNLQHGYLVGSSATLLETKDGGKTWKPLTLQLDDPKYRFNSVSFSGKEGWIVGEPGLVLHTTDEGASWSRIPVSEKLPGGPISILALGKNSAEMVTNVGAIYKTTDGGKNWKAQVEQAVGVLRNIKRSPDGKYVGVSAKGNFYSTWEPGQTAWVPHNRNSSRRVENMGFTDNGQLWMLARGGQVQFNDPEKPEEWLEAQYPEVSTSWGLLDMAYRTPEEIWLGGGSGNLLRSADGGKTWEKDRDVEGVPANLYKIVFFSPEHGFIIGDRGILLKYQPSVAYSLKSDAKS; encoded by the coding sequence ATGCATTCAATTGTGAGAAGTTGGCAAAGAATAGTTGCCTTGTTGGTAGTCGTCCTCATGTGTATAGGTTGTAGCAAAGTTCCCTCTACCAGCTACAATCCTTGGGAAATCATTACTGTCCCAACAGAGGCGAAACTGCTGGATATTGGCTTTACTGATAACCTTCAGCATGGCTATTTAGTCGGTAGCAGCGCTACTTTGTTGGAAACAAAAGACGGTGGTAAAACTTGGAAACCTTTAACACTGCAACTTGACGATCCGAAGTATCGGTTTAACTCAGTCAGTTTTTCTGGGAAAGAAGGGTGGATAGTCGGAGAGCCAGGTCTGGTATTGCACACCACTGATGAAGGTGCTTCGTGGTCGCGCATTCCCGTAAGCGAAAAACTACCCGGTGGTCCAATTAGCATTTTGGCATTGGGAAAAAACTCAGCGGAGATGGTTACAAATGTAGGAGCAATATATAAGACTACAGACGGCGGTAAAAACTGGAAAGCACAGGTAGAACAAGCAGTCGGTGTGCTGCGTAACATCAAACGATCGCCTGATGGTAAATATGTTGGCGTTTCTGCCAAAGGTAACTTCTACTCAACTTGGGAACCGGGACAAACTGCTTGGGTTCCTCATAACCGCAATAGTTCTAGACGAGTTGAAAATATGGGGTTTACCGACAATGGGCAATTATGGATGCTAGCACGAGGCGGTCAAGTCCAATTTAATGACCCAGAAAAACCTGAAGAATGGCTAGAAGCTCAATATCCAGAAGTCTCTACAAGCTGGGGCTTACTAGATATGGCATATCGCACACCCGAAGAAATTTGGCTCGGTGGTGGTAGTGGTAACTTGCTGCGGAGTGCTGATGGTGGCAAAACCTGGGAAAAAGACCGTGATGTGGAAGGAGTTCCGGCGAATTTGTATAAGATTGTGTTCTTTTCTCCAGAACACGGATTTATTATTGGCGATCGCGGTATCTTACTAAAATATCAACCAAGTGTTGCTTACTCTTTGAAGTCAGACGCAAAGTCTTAA
- the psbE gene encoding cytochrome b559 subunit alpha → MSGTTGERPFSDIITSVRYWVIHSITIPALFIAGWLFVSTGLAYDVFGTPRPNEYYPRAEQVAPPIVKDRFEAKKQIEQFTGK, encoded by the coding sequence ATGTCAGGTACCACTGGAGAACGTCCGTTTTCGGACATTATTACCAGCGTTCGTTACTGGGTGATTCACAGTATCACCATCCCAGCATTATTTATTGCAGGTTGGTTATTTGTTAGCACCGGACTGGCTTATGATGTATTTGGCACACCCCGTCCGAACGAATATTACCCCAGAGCGGAGCAGGTAGCACCGCCAATTGTTAAAGATCGTTTTGAAGCTAAAAAGCAAATTGAACAATTTACCGGAAAATAG
- a CDS encoding transposase — protein sequence MFLTYVTQVLAPQLWEGAILVMDNLRVHHAERVKIAIESVGAFVKFLPPYSPDLSPIELCWSKLKQFLCSREARTLELLDQAMALAVNYITEDDAYEKVQPLWSIYLNCCNTRPSRGN from the coding sequence GTGTTTCTGACATACGTAACTCAGGTCTTAGCACCTCAATTGTGGGAAGGAGCTATCCTGGTCATGGATAATCTGAGAGTTCATCACGCGGAGCGTGTAAAAATTGCCATCGAGTCCGTTGGTGCATTCGTCAAGTTTTTGCCCCCCTACTCTCCTGATTTATCCCCCATAGAGCTTTGTTGGTCGAAACTCAAGCAATTTCTTTGTTCCCGTGAGGCACGCACACTGGAATTACTCGACCAAGCAATGGCTCTTGCTGTAAATTATATTACCGAAGATGATGCCTACGAGAAGGTTCAACCACTGTGGTCTATTTATCTGAATTGCTGTAATACACGCCCTTCAAGAGGAAATTGA
- the glyQ gene encoding glycine--tRNA ligase subunit alpha — protein sequence MIFQSVIAVLHKFWSDRGCLIAQPYDIEKGAGTKNPHTFLRALGPEPWAVAYVEPCRRPTDGRYGENPNRFQHYYQFQVLIKPSPDNIQEIYLDSLKALGIRPEDHDIRFVEDNWEDATVGAWGTGWEVWLDGMEVTQFTYFQQCGGIDCRPVSIEITYGLERLTMYLQEVEAFTKIRWTDNITYGDVHLQGEIEQCVYNFEASSPEMLLTLFNMYEQEAQQLTERGLVLPSLDYVMKCSHTFNLLDARGVISVTERTRYIARIRHLARMVAQLYVEQREKLGFPLLKRATV from the coding sequence GTGATTTTTCAGTCGGTAATAGCTGTATTGCATAAATTCTGGAGCGATCGCGGTTGTCTGATTGCCCAGCCATATGACATTGAAAAGGGAGCAGGCACCAAAAACCCGCATACTTTTTTAAGAGCGTTGGGACCAGAACCTTGGGCTGTAGCTTATGTTGAACCTTGCCGTCGTCCCACTGATGGGCGTTATGGTGAAAATCCCAATCGCTTTCAACACTATTATCAGTTCCAAGTCCTAATTAAACCTTCACCAGATAATATCCAAGAAATTTATCTCGATTCTCTCAAAGCGTTGGGGATTCGTCCAGAAGACCACGATATCCGGTTTGTGGAGGATAATTGGGAAGATGCGACGGTGGGTGCTTGGGGTACTGGCTGGGAAGTTTGGCTAGATGGAATGGAAGTTACCCAGTTTACTTACTTCCAGCAGTGTGGAGGAATTGATTGTCGTCCTGTTTCCATTGAAATTACATACGGTTTGGAACGACTGACGATGTACCTCCAAGAAGTGGAGGCATTCACTAAGATTCGTTGGACAGACAATATTACTTATGGAGACGTTCACCTGCAAGGAGAGATTGAGCAATGTGTTTACAATTTTGAAGCCTCTAGTCCTGAGATGCTGCTGACACTATTTAATATGTATGAGCAGGAAGCTCAACAATTAACCGAGCGAGGACTAGTGTTACCCAGCCTAGATTATGTTATGAAGTGTTCGCACACGTTCAATTTGTTGGATGCAAGAGGCGTGATTTCAGTCACGGAGCGAACTCGGTACATAGCAAGGATTCGGCATTTGGCACGAATGGTAGCGCAGCTTTATGTAGAGCAAAGAGAGAAACTGGGTTTTCCGCTACTTAAGAGGGCAACAGTTTGA
- a CDS encoding photosystem II reaction center protein L, whose translation MDRSPNPNKQPVELNRTSLYLGLLLIFVLGILFSSYFFN comes from the coding sequence ATGGATAGATCGCCAAATCCTAATAAACAGCCGGTCGAACTAAACCGGACTTCGCTTTACCTGGGACTACTACTGATTTTTGTTCTGGGGATTCTATTTTCCAGTTACTTCTTTAACTAA
- a CDS encoding RNA-guided endonuclease InsQ/TnpB family protein, producing the protein MLLGFKTELRFNNKQRREFVKHCGVARHAWNWGLGLTKQILDHNKENPDSKIKFPTAIDLHKWLVALVKSENPWYYECSKSSPQQALMALRDAWKDCFNKKKGVPKFKNKGRKDSFTLEGTVKILDSFTIQVPKIGKLRTYERLPQINPKSVTISKQADRWFISFRFDVEASQTTATDIVGVDLGVNNLATLSTGEVIAGAKSYKKYESTLRRMQWLNRNKVIGSNNWNKAQIQIARLHRKIANIRKDTLHKLTTLLAKNHGMVAIEDLNVSGMMANHKLAKAIQDMSFFEFRRQLTYKCELYGSKLVAIDRWFPSSKTCSNCGSEKETLSLDERVFHCEHCGFEIDRDLNAAINISQYVSAS; encoded by the coding sequence ATGCTCCTCGGCTTCAAGACTGAACTAAGATTCAACAACAAACAGCGTAGAGAGTTTGTGAAGCACTGTGGAGTGGCACGTCATGCCTGGAACTGGGGGTTGGGACTGACAAAACAGATTCTTGACCACAACAAGGAGAATCCTGATTCTAAAATCAAGTTCCCCACTGCTATAGACCTCCACAAATGGTTGGTAGCATTAGTGAAATCTGAGAATCCTTGGTATTACGAATGTTCTAAATCATCACCACAACAGGCATTAATGGCTTTGCGTGATGCATGGAAAGATTGTTTCAACAAGAAAAAAGGCGTTCCCAAGTTTAAAAACAAAGGTCGCAAAGATTCTTTCACCTTGGAAGGTACTGTCAAAATATTGGATTCGTTCACTATTCAAGTCCCTAAAATAGGCAAGCTTAGAACATATGAACGATTACCACAAATCAACCCAAAATCAGTAACAATTAGCAAACAAGCTGACAGGTGGTTCATCTCATTCCGGTTTGACGTGGAAGCATCTCAAACCACTGCCACCGATATTGTAGGAGTTGACCTCGGTGTAAATAACTTGGCTACACTTTCCACTGGTGAGGTGATTGCAGGAGCTAAATCCTATAAAAAATACGAAAGCACACTGCGGAGAATGCAGTGGTTGAACCGAAATAAAGTCATAGGTTCAAACAACTGGAACAAAGCCCAAATACAGATTGCTAGGCTGCACAGAAAAATAGCCAATATTCGTAAAGATACATTACACAAGCTGACTACACTACTAGCCAAAAACCACGGCATGGTGGCAATTGAAGACTTAAATGTATCTGGCATGATGGCTAATCATAAACTAGCTAAGGCAATCCAAGACATGAGCTTTTTTGAGTTTCGCAGGCAGTTAACCTACAAGTGCGAACTGTATGGTTCTAAGCTTGTTGCAATTGACCGTTGGTTTCCATCTAGCAAGACCTGCTCTAACTGTGGGAGTGAAAAGGAAACACTTTCTCTGGATGAAAGAGTGTTCCACTGTGAGCATTGTGGCTTTGAGATTGACCGCGACTTAAACGCTGCCATCAATATAAGTCAGTACGTATCCGCCAGTTAG
- the ndhK gene encoding photosynthetic/respiratory NAD(P)H-quinone oxidoreductase subunit K: protein MVLNTNSTTEDKERIINPIERTTVTQDLSENVILTTVDDLYNWARLSSLWPLLFGTACCFIEFAALIGSRFDFDRFGLIPRSSPRQADLIITAGTITMKMAPQLVRLYEQMPEPKYVIAMGACTITGGMFSVDSPTAVRGVDKLIPVDVYLPGCPPRPEAIIDAIIKLRKKIANDSMQERSLIKQTHRYYSTTHNMKQAEQILTGKYMQSETRFTPPKELTEAIGMPIPPALLTQGQKEEASRG, encoded by the coding sequence ATGGTCTTGAATACTAATTCAACTACCGAAGATAAAGAGCGAATTATCAACCCGATTGAGCGGACTACAGTTACTCAAGACCTTTCAGAAAACGTAATTCTCACCACGGTTGATGATTTATACAACTGGGCGCGGCTTTCGAGTTTGTGGCCCTTATTGTTTGGTACGGCTTGCTGCTTTATTGAGTTTGCAGCTTTGATTGGTTCCCGATTTGACTTTGACCGTTTCGGACTAATTCCTCGTTCTAGCCCCCGGCAAGCTGATTTAATTATTACGGCAGGAACGATCACTATGAAGATGGCACCTCAGTTGGTGCGTCTTTACGAACAAATGCCGGAACCCAAGTATGTAATCGCTATGGGAGCTTGTACGATTACTGGTGGGATGTTTAGCGTGGATTCTCCCACAGCAGTGCGTGGAGTTGATAAGCTGATTCCCGTGGACGTGTATTTACCCGGTTGTCCACCGCGTCCAGAAGCAATTATTGACGCGATCATCAAGCTGCGGAAAAAGATAGCTAATGATTCGATGCAAGAGCGGAGTTTGATTAAGCAAACTCACCGTTATTACAGCACGACTCACAATATGAAGCAAGCCGAGCAAATTCTCACTGGCAAATATATGCAGTCAGAAACTCGCTTCACACCGCCCAAGGAATTGACGGAAGCTATAGGTATGCCGATACCACCTGCGCTGCTGACACAGGGGCAAAAGGAGGAAGCTAGCCGTGGCTGA
- the psbF gene encoding cytochrome b559 subunit beta, translating to MTSGNNVNQPITYPIFTVRWLAVHTLAVPTVFFLGAIASMQFIQR from the coding sequence ATGACCAGCGGCAATAACGTTAATCAACCAATTACTTACCCGATTTTTACGGTTAGATGGCTTGCAGTTCACACTTTAGCTGTACCCACCGTGTTCTTTTTGGGTGCGATCGCTTCAATGCAGTTTATTCAACGCTAG
- the psaI gene encoding photosystem I reaction center subunit VIII, translated as MSASFLPSILVPLTGLIFPAVVFAFMLVYIEREDIA; from the coding sequence ATGTCAGCTTCATTTTTGCCTTCTATCTTGGTTCCTCTGACTGGTTTAATTTTTCCGGCAGTGGTATTTGCGTTCATGCTTGTATACATTGAACGCGAAGATATAGCCTAA